Sequence from the Paenibacillus riograndensis SBR5 genome:
ATGCCACAGGGCTGGTGGTGCCGAATGAATATGTGGCAGAATATTGCCGGACTGATCCCGGCCGGCTGTTCGGTTTTGCCAGTGTTGATCCGAATGACCCGGACTGTGTAGGCAAGTTCGAGGCGGCTGTCCGGGAATTGGGGCTGAAGGGATTGAAGCTGGCGCCGATTTACCAGAACTTTTATCCGGATGACCCCAAGCATATGTCCCTCTATGCCACAGCAGAGCAGCTGAACGTCCCCATCCTGTGGCATCAGGGAACTTCGTTTGTGCCGGAGGGGTATCTGGATGCTTCGCGCCCGGCGATGCTTGATCCGATAGCCAGGGCTTTTCCAAAGCTGAAAATGATCGTAGCCCATATGGGCCATCCCTGGGTGGACGAGTGCATCTCGCTGGTGCGAAAGCATCCTAACCTGTACATGGATGTGTCTGCGCTCGGCAGCCGGCCGTGGCAATTCTATAATGCGCTGGTCTCCGCTGCGGAATACGGGGTTCAGGACAAGCTGCTGTTTGGTTCGGACTATCCGTTTTTTGGTACGCAGCAGATGCTGGATGCCCTCTACAGCATAAATGATCTGGTTGAGGGGACCAAGCTGCCGCATGTGCCGGAGGACTTCATAGAAGCGATTATTCACCGGCCGACACCGGAAATCCTCGGACTGGTCTAAGTTGTTCAGCATTTGGCTGTAAGCAAAAAGGAGATGGGGGCATGGAGGAACGTACGGGAATCAGCGGGGAGGGCAATGCAGAGAGCAGAGCTGCCGGACACAGGCTGAAGAGTGAATCATATTTCCGGGAAAAAGATCTATGGGGCTTCATTCACCGTTCTTTTACGAAATCGATGGGGTATACCGAAGAGGATTTGCGGAAGCCGGTTATTGGCATTTGCAATACCTTCAGTGAGCTGAACAAGTGCCACTCGCATTTTAATGAGCTGGCGAATTATGTGAAGCGCGGAGTCTGGCAGGCCGGCGGGGTGCCGATGGAATTCCCGACGATTTCAATCGGCGAGCCTTACGTCAAACCGACGACGATGCTGCTTCGGAACCTGATGGCCATGGACACAGAGGAAATGATGAAGGGCCATCCCATAGACGGGGTGGTGCTGCTCGGCGGCTGCGACAAAACGGTGCCCGCCCAGCTCATGGCTGCGGCCAGTGTGAACCTTCCGGCCATTGTGCTGACGGGCGGGCCGATGCTGAACGGCCGTCTGGACGGGCGCAGCCTGGGCGCCTGCACCGACTGCTACGGCTTTACGCTGGAGCATAAAGCGGGAAATCTTACGGATGAGGAGCTGGCGGTGGCGGAGGACGCCATCTGCCGCAGCGACGGGCACTGCATGGTGATGGGCACGGCAAGCACCATGGCCTCGATTGCCGAAGCCCTTGGCATGGCGCTTCCAGGCTGCGCGGCGATCCCCGCGCCGGACAGCCGCCGCAGGCATCTCTCTGAGCGGACCGGCAAGCAGATTGTGGAGCTGGTGCGGCGGGATATCCGCCCGCGTGACATCATGACCGCCGAGGCGGTGGAGAACGCCATCACGGTCACGATGGCCAGCGGCGGCTCGACGAATGCCATCATCCATCTTGTAGCGATCTCCCAGCGGCTGGGCCGGAAGCTGCCGCTGGAGACGTTCGATGCGATCAGCCGCCGGACGCCGTTCATTTTGAATTTGCGGCCTTCGGGCAAATATCAGATGGAGGAGTATTTTGAGGCAGGCGGCGTGCCTGCGCTGATGAAAGAGCTGGAGCCGCTGCTGCACGGCGGCTGCCTGACCGTAACCGGGAAGACGGTTACGGAGAATCTAGTCCAGGCGGCCACCCTGGACCGGGAGGTGATCCGCAGCATGGCGGAGCCGCTGGAGAGCCAGGGCGGAATTGCCGTGCTGCGCGGCAATCTCGCCCCGGACGGCGCGCTGATTAAGCAGACGGCGGTATCCGCGCATTTGAAGCAGCACACCGGACGCGCGGTGGTGTTCGAAAGCCGGGCGGACCTCCTGCTGCGGATCGACGACCCGGAGCTGGAGGTCGATGAGCACAGTGTGCTGGTGCTCAAGAATGCCGGGCCCAAAGGCGCGCCCGCGATGCCGGAGATCGGGCAGATCCCGATTCCGCAGAAGCTGCTGGTGCGCGGGATAAGGGATATGGTCCGCATCTCCGACGCGCGGATCAGCGGCACCTCCTACGGCGCCCTGATCGTGCATGCGGCGCCGGAGGCAGCCGTTGGCGGAACACTGGCGCTTGTACGGGACGGCGATGAAATCGAGCTGGATATTGCCGCAAGAAAGCTGGTCCTGAAGGTGCCGGACAGGGAGTTGGCCCGGCGGCGCGCTTTATGGAAAGCACCGGAGCCTCATTACGACAGAGGCTACGGACTGCTGTTTCATGAGCGGGTGCTGCAGGCGAACCTGGGCTGCGATTTTGACTTTTTGCTGCCGGCAGAGCTTCGCCGGGAACTGCTGGACGGGGCTGAAGCGCCATAAAGCGAAGGAAGGAATGGTTGGACCACATTACAACTGAAGTAACAACCGAAAGGAGAAATCTCTATGCCAACCGCAATACAAGCTGCGATCCGATCTGTTCAGGAGCTGGAAGACCGGCTGGCCCGTCCGTCTGCCGCACTGCTGGAGGAGCTCGCCCGGGTCGATGGAGATATTAT
This genomic interval carries:
- a CDS encoding amidohydrolase family protein yields the protein MIFDSHTHLFGPGMVAGPTDAAIKRAWGPDMNIEATPEQHGRNLEGFSGAIVLAMAAHATGLVVPNEYVAEYCRTDPGRLFGFASVDPNDPDCVGKFEAAVRELGLKGLKLAPIYQNFYPDDPKHMSLYATAEQLNVPILWHQGTSFVPEGYLDASRPAMLDPIARAFPKLKMIVAHMGHPWVDECISLVRKHPNLYMDVSALGSRPWQFYNALVSAAEYGVQDKLLFGSDYPFFGTQQMLDALYSINDLVEGTKLPHVPEDFIEAIIHRPTPEILGLV
- a CDS encoding IlvD/Edd family dehydratase, whose protein sequence is MEERTGISGEGNAESRAAGHRLKSESYFREKDLWGFIHRSFTKSMGYTEEDLRKPVIGICNTFSELNKCHSHFNELANYVKRGVWQAGGVPMEFPTISIGEPYVKPTTMLLRNLMAMDTEEMMKGHPIDGVVLLGGCDKTVPAQLMAAASVNLPAIVLTGGPMLNGRLDGRSLGACTDCYGFTLEHKAGNLTDEELAVAEDAICRSDGHCMVMGTASTMASIAEALGMALPGCAAIPAPDSRRRHLSERTGKQIVELVRRDIRPRDIMTAEAVENAITVTMASGGSTNAIIHLVAISQRLGRKLPLETFDAISRRTPFILNLRPSGKYQMEEYFEAGGVPALMKELEPLLHGGCLTVTGKTVTENLVQAATLDREVIRSMAEPLESQGGIAVLRGNLAPDGALIKQTAVSAHLKQHTGRAVVFESRADLLLRIDDPELEVDEHSVLVLKNAGPKGAPAMPEIGQIPIPQKLLVRGIRDMVRISDARISGTSYGALIVHAAPEAAVGGTLALVRDGDEIELDIAARKLVLKVPDRELARRRALWKAPEPHYDRGYGLLFHERVLQANLGCDFDFLLPAELRRELLDGAEAP